From Patescibacteria group bacterium, a single genomic window includes:
- a CDS encoding lamin tail domain-containing protein: protein MRRGVLFQFVMGTFMFIVCVIFMLPSNAKAEEHLIINEVYPNQISDGADTEWAEIFNPINLPINLSDYFLVKITNSGSKYEKQLTETMCPVSGNYYVCNLGTNWLANSGSTLVLKNKDLEIDRVTFGPLSNNAPVPAKGESIGRIPNGYDSDLDFSDFRIIPLTKGGENLLVEPTPSPDCVEISEILPHPENGAKNEFIEIYNYCSDPVDIGGWSLEDTLGSVKKFKIPPGTILLPTQYLAFYNFTTGISLNDDSDRVLLLDPDNTIKSNVDYLKAKIGQSFSKISGIFDWTNNVTPGRENIGFSFLNIAQEIIPISEARKMENEDKVTISGVVTASPGVLSSNSFYIEDDTAGIQVYSSDKSFPNLQSGLRVSVVGVLLETSSERRIKISNPADIIIIDYALSPVTPQFINIADVGEKFEGKIITTEGIVVQTSGSTFIISDGAELKVLIRKSTGIKKPKMKKGDKVRISGIVSQYKNEYRILPFFKDGVKILTSGRLPTSGYDQPINYLELSQKWRLQQNQPMKQEELVINLEKA from the coding sequence ATGAGAAGAGGGGTGTTGTTTCAATTCGTCATGGGCACTTTCATGTTTATTGTCTGTGTTATTTTTATGTTACCAAGCAATGCAAAAGCCGAGGAGCATCTGATTATCAATGAAGTTTATCCAAATCAAATTTCAGATGGTGCGGATACTGAATGGGCAGAAATTTTTAATCCAATTAATCTTCCGATAAATTTATCTGACTACTTCCTTGTTAAAATTACCAATAGCGGAAGCAAATATGAAAAACAGCTTACGGAAACAATGTGTCCTGTTTCCGGTAATTATTATGTTTGTAATCTTGGCACAAATTGGCTAGCAAATAGCGGTTCGACCTTGGTTTTGAAAAATAAAGATTTGGAAATTGATCGCGTAACCTTCGGACCACTTTCGAATAATGCACCGGTTCCAGCGAAGGGAGAATCGATTGGAAGGATTCCAAACGGCTACGATTCTGATTTAGATTTTTCAGACTTTAGAATAATCCCCTTAACAAAAGGTGGTGAAAATTTATTGGTCGAACCGACTCCTTCCCCTGATTGTGTGGAAATTTCAGAAATTTTACCACACCCCGAGAATGGAGCCAAGAATGAATTTATTGAGATTTACAATTATTGTAGCGATCCTGTAGATATCGGCGGCTGGAGCCTTGAAGACACCCTTGGATCAGTAAAAAAATTTAAAATTCCCCCAGGAACAATCCTTCTGCCAACGCAATATTTAGCATTCTATAATTTTACTACGGGTATATCTTTAAACGATGATAGTGACAGAGTCTTACTTCTAGATCCCGATAATACGATCAAATCAAATGTAGATTATTTAAAAGCGAAAATTGGCCAAAGTTTTTCAAAAATTTCCGGAATATTTGACTGGACAAATAATGTTACGCCAGGACGAGAAAATATTGGATTTTCATTTTTAAACATCGCCCAGGAGATTATTCCGATATCCGAGGCCAGAAAAATGGAGAACGAAGATAAGGTTACAATTTCCGGTGTTGTTACTGCGTCGCCGGGTGTACTTTCTTCTAATTCGTTTTATATAGAAGATGATACTGCCGGTATCCAGGTTTATTCAAGCGATAAATCGTTTCCAAATTTACAAAGTGGCTTGAGGGTTTCAGTAGTTGGTGTTCTCTTGGAAACAAGCTCAGAAAGAAGAATTAAAATTTCTAACCCAGCCGATATCATTATAATCGATTACGCGCTCTCACCAGTGACTCCGCAATTTATAAATATTGCCGATGTGGGAGAAAAATTTGAAGGTAAAATAATTACAACGGAGGGGATTGTTGTGCAAACATCTGGCAGCACATTTATTATTTCTGATGGGGCAGAATTAAAGGTATTGATTAGAAAGTCGACCGGAATTAAGAAACCTAAGATGAAAAAAGGTGACAAAGTTCGAATTTCCGGAATTGTATCGCAATATAAAAATGAGTATAGAATATTGCCTTTTTTTAAGGATGGTGTTAAAATTTTGACTTCAGGAAGATTGCCAACTTCGGGATATGACCAGCCGATTAATTATCTGGAGCTTAGTCAAAAATGGAGATTGCAGCAAAATCAGCCGATGAAACAAGAAGAGCTGGTTATCAATTTGGAAAAAGCTTAA
- the tsaE gene encoding tRNA (adenosine(37)-N6)-threonylcarbamoyltransferase complex ATPase subunit type 1 TsaE: MEIAAKSADETRRAGYQFGKSLKPGDVALLFGDLGSGKTTFTKGLAQALGIKEEITSPTFVFCKKYPMESGSLVHFDCYRIGSKEDAESIGLLEDLAKNDEIIVIEWPENIEEILPKNSKKVSFEYISENERKIIIND; the protein is encoded by the coding sequence ATGGAGATTGCAGCAAAATCAGCCGATGAAACAAGAAGAGCTGGTTATCAATTTGGAAAAAGCTTAAAGCCTGGCGATGTCGCCCTGCTTTTTGGCGATCTTGGTTCAGGCAAAACAACCTTTACTAAAGGTTTGGCGCAGGCCCTTGGAATCAAGGAGGAAATTACAAGCCCAACCTTTGTTTTTTGTAAAAAATATCCGATGGAATCAGGGAGTTTAGTTCATTTTGATTGCTATCGCATCGGTTCAAAAGAAGATGCGGAATCGATAGGTCTTTTGGAAGATTTAGCAAAAAACGATGAGATTATTGTAATTGAGTGGCCTGAAAATATTGAAGAAATTTTACCTAAAAATTCAAAAAAAGTTTCATTTGAATATATTTCAGAAAATGAACGCAAAATTATTATTAACGATTAA
- a CDS encoding PH domain-containing protein — MPITGRYFPGQKSEEKVFLLLRRHWVTYGIFVALFVFMLIPLIIFLVYATSPSVIFSPQVVDLFYLVIPAYLLIILGTMLFGFVDYYLDVYIVTNERIVDISQNGFFKRDIAELHLHQVQDVSAKEEGFFSTMFHYGDVTIQTAGERENFVFRSVPHPYIISKKIVDLHEAQLEESQREELELGEGDFNETFHPEVLDLARKRTKDFFRGREPLDTGVSANDLKQISERGHSSHIISGIESSKKENDTENQSSHSDLNEQAEGEPAKKNEVENKNFKDLKDEKELRENEEIDL, encoded by the coding sequence ATGCCAATCACGGGGAGATATTTTCCGGGACAAAAATCTGAAGAAAAAGTTTTTTTGCTGCTTCGAAGGCACTGGGTTACATATGGAATTTTTGTGGCGCTATTTGTGTTTATGCTAATTCCATTGATTATTTTTCTGGTATATGCGACGAGCCCGTCTGTGATATTTTCTCCGCAAGTTGTGGATTTGTTTTATTTGGTCATTCCCGCATACCTCCTGATAATTTTAGGCACCATGCTTTTTGGTTTTGTAGATTATTATCTGGACGTATATATCGTGACGAATGAAAGAATTGTGGACATTTCTCAAAATGGATTTTTTAAGCGAGATATTGCCGAACTTCATCTTCATCAGGTACAGGATGTGAGTGCAAAAGAGGAAGGTTTTTTTTCGACTATGTTTCATTACGGGGACGTGACAATTCAGACGGCAGGAGAGCGCGAAAACTTCGTATTTCGGTCGGTTCCCCACCCATATATCATTTCGAAAAAGATTGTTGATCTTCATGAAGCCCAACTTGAAGAAAGCCAGCGCGAAGAGTTGGAATTGGGAGAGGGGGATTTTAATGAAACTTTCCATCCGGAAGTCCTGGATCTGGCAAGGAAAAGGACAAAAGATTTCTTTAGGGGGCGAGAACCGCTTGATACCGGAGTTAGTGCTAATGATCTTAAACAAATATCTGAAAGAGGCCATAGTTCACACATTATTTCCGGCATAGAATCTTCAAAAAAAGAGAATGACACTGAAAACCAATCTTCACATTCCGACTTGAATGAACAAGCGGAGGGCGAGCCTGCTAAAAAAAATGAAGTTGAGAATAAAAATTTCAAAGATTTAAAAGATGAAAAAGAATTACGCGAAAATGAAGAAATCGACTTATAG
- the ruvA gene encoding Holliday junction branch migration protein RuvA: MISYLSGKIKLIQNGIIILDVAGVGFRISIGQNYIAKENEEIEIFIHEHIKEDADDFYGFKTWEELELFEKLISVNGVGPKAGMAIMSASRSDKIIQAIISDDLGFFTSISGIGKKVAAKIILDLKPKLSGLDGSGVISLQNEDDDILEALISLGYKKSDVVLIVRSIPKDYTSGQEKIKWCLKRLK; encoded by the coding sequence ATGATCAGCTATTTGTCAGGAAAAATTAAATTAATTCAAAATGGGATAATTATCTTAGATGTGGCTGGAGTTGGCTTCAGAATTTCTATTGGCCAAAATTATATTGCTAAAGAAAACGAAGAAATCGAGATATTTATCCACGAACATATCAAAGAAGATGCGGATGATTTTTACGGATTTAAGACATGGGAAGAACTCGAACTTTTTGAAAAGTTAATTTCGGTCAATGGCGTCGGGCCGAAAGCTGGGATGGCGATAATGTCGGCATCAAGATCGGATAAAATTATTCAGGCGATTATTTCCGACGATCTAGGATTTTTCACATCGATTTCTGGAATAGGCAAGAAAGTTGCGGCTAAGATCATTCTTGATTTGAAACCCAAACTATCTGGATTGGATGGTTCAGGTGTGATTTCCCTTCAGAATGAGGATGACGATATTCTTGAAGCACTGATATCGCTTGGTTATAAAAAATCAGACGTTGTCTTGATCGTTCGTTCAATCCCCAAAGATTACACATCGGGGCAAGAAAAAATAAAATGGTGCTTGAAACGCCTTAAATAA
- the tsaB gene encoding tRNA (adenosine(37)-N6)-threonylcarbamoyltransferase complex dimerization subunit type 1 TsaB, whose product MILFTDTTSDQTIIALFCKKDFVKIDEIKFESKGMQSELLIFSIDKLLKKHAISKQDIEIIMAVPGPGSYTGLRIGLATLNSMAFALNIPIVGVESPGGKKEIISAFSQIKGSIFDCPVLPKYKYPPKITQSTRT is encoded by the coding sequence ATGATCCTATTTACTGATACAACCTCTGACCAAACCATCATTGCATTGTTTTGCAAGAAAGATTTTGTCAAAATCGACGAAATTAAGTTTGAAAGCAAGGGGATGCAATCTGAGCTTTTAATATTTTCGATTGATAAATTGTTAAAAAAACACGCGATTAGCAAACAAGATATTGAAATTATTATGGCGGTTCCTGGCCCAGGTTCATATACTGGGCTTAGAATAGGGCTTGCCACTCTTAACTCCATGGCCTTTGCCCTAAACATACCAATTGTCGGGGTCGAATCACCGGGTGGAAAGAAAGAAATTATTTCAGCGTTTTCACAGATAAAGGGATCAATATTTGATTGTCCGGTATTGCCGAAGTATAAGTATCCTCCGAAAATTACCCAAAGCACTAGAACTTAA
- the queA gene encoding tRNA preQ1(34) S-adenosylmethionine ribosyltransferase-isomerase QueA, translating into MKLSDFDYELPSELIAQSPAEPRDHSRLLVLDKESGEIQSDIFKNITKFFKPGDLLVLNNTKVIPARLLGKNYLTHGSVEIFLHKQINNFEWEILGKRLKSGKRVVFESSKLEAIVQEKKNDMYIVRFNLGGDRFISEIEKIGLIPIPPYIRKGKSEAPDRDNYQTIFAKRKGSVAAPTAGLHFTKELLEQIKGQGVDVEFVLLHVGLGTFAPVKVDDIKDHKMHSEYFEISKKLISKILQTKNNGGRIIAVGTTTARVLETAFGQIEINSEKHEVKGQSEAISGWTDIFIYPGYKFKSIDALVTNFHLPKSTLLMLVSAFAGEKNIKKSYEFAINSKYRFYSYGDAMLII; encoded by the coding sequence ATGAAATTATCAGACTTTGATTATGAGTTGCCTTCGGAGTTGATTGCACAATCTCCGGCAGAGCCGCGGGACCACTCGCGTCTTTTAGTTCTGGACAAGGAATCTGGCGAGATACAATCTGATATTTTCAAAAATATTACAAAATTTTTCAAACCTGGTGATTTGTTGGTCTTGAACAATACTAAAGTAATTCCGGCTAGGCTTCTCGGTAAAAATTATTTGACTCACGGAAGTGTGGAAATTTTTCTACATAAGCAAATTAATAATTTTGAATGGGAGATACTAGGTAAAAGGCTAAAATCTGGAAAACGCGTAGTTTTTGAAAGCTCCAAATTGGAAGCAATTGTACAAGAAAAAAAGAATGACATGTATATCGTGAGGTTTAATTTGGGCGGAGACCGGTTTATCTCTGAAATAGAAAAAATTGGCCTTATTCCAATTCCGCCATATATTCGAAAAGGTAAAAGCGAGGCCCCCGATAGAGACAACTACCAAACAATATTTGCCAAACGCAAAGGCAGTGTGGCAGCTCCAACCGCCGGGCTACATTTTACAAAAGAACTTCTCGAACAGATCAAAGGACAGGGTGTCGATGTTGAATTTGTTTTGCTTCATGTTGGGCTGGGGACTTTTGCACCGGTGAAAGTTGATGACATTAAAGACCACAAAATGCATAGCGAATATTTTGAGATTAGTAAAAAACTGATCTCAAAAATTCTACAGACAAAAAATAATGGTGGCAGGATTATTGCAGTGGGCACGACTACGGCTCGAGTGCTTGAAACAGCGTTCGGCCAAATTGAAATTAACAGCGAAAAGCACGAAGTAAAAGGCCAAAGCGAAGCAATTTCCGGTTGGACCGACATTTTTATTTATCCAGGCTATAAATTTAAAAGTATTGATGCATTGGTGACCAATTTTCATTTACCAAAGTCAACCCTACTTATGCTCGTGTCGGCTTTTGCTGGAGAAAAAAATATAAAGAAATCGTATGAATTTGCTATCAATTCAAAATATCGTTTTTATTCTTATGGTGATGCAATGTTAATAATTTAA
- a CDS encoding PIG-L family deacetylase translates to MFKVKNQKDFKRIYKARWFWVLAALVLIFIGNIIFLRSYASAPSASLNFMPNMPDPRENDTILIFAPHNDDEILGTGGYIAQAVQNGAKVIVVFITNGDGHHFTTAEEFRKLYPSASDYISSGYKRQDESKNALSVLGVHNDNIIFLGYPDRGIYSLFVKNWSRPYESPYTHTSSTPYNNSYLPNVSYTGKNLDKNIKDIIENYKPTIVLATSIYDRHSDHRATGEFVMKGVGETGSNAAYFSYLVHYRNFPSDSGLHKDKSITPPVRLTSGARIWYKFNLTRGQIDSKESAINKYKSQISDPFLKRLMQSFIRNNEIFYKGI, encoded by the coding sequence ATGTTTAAGGTAAAAAACCAAAAAGATTTCAAAAGAATTTATAAGGCCAGGTGGTTCTGGGTTCTTGCGGCTCTTGTTTTGATTTTTATTGGCAATATAATTTTTCTGCGCAGTTATGCTTCAGCCCCTAGTGCATCTCTTAATTTTATGCCAAACATGCCGGACCCGAGAGAGAATGATACAATCCTCATCTTTGCTCCGCACAATGATGATGAGATTTTGGGTACCGGAGGATATATTGCTCAAGCAGTACAAAATGGGGCAAAAGTTATTGTCGTTTTTATAACCAATGGTGATGGCCATCATTTCACGACTGCTGAAGAATTTAGAAAATTATATCCCAGCGCATCTGATTATATTTCATCGGGTTATAAGCGTCAGGATGAAAGCAAAAACGCTCTGTCGGTCCTCGGTGTACACAACGATAATATAATTTTTTTGGGTTATCCTGACCGCGGTATCTACAGTTTGTTTGTGAAAAACTGGTCTAGGCCCTATGAGTCACCATATACCCACACCAGCTCGACCCCTTATAATAATTCTTATTTACCAAATGTATCGTATACCGGCAAAAACCTTGATAAAAATATTAAAGATATTATCGAAAATTATAAACCAACAATTGTTCTTGCGACCAGTATTTATGATCGGCATTCCGACCATCGGGCAACGGGGGAATTTGTTATGAAAGGGGTGGGAGAGACAGGATCGAATGCGGCATATTTTAGCTACCTTGTCCACTACAGAAATTTTCCCAGTGATTCGGGTCTACATAAGGATAAATCAATTACACCACCAGTAAGGCTTACCTCTGGTGCGAGAATTTGGTATAAATTTAACCTTACGCGCGGGCAAATCGATTCCAAGGAGTCTGCAATCAATAAATACAAGAGCCAAATCTCTGATCCTTTTCTAAAACGATTGATGCAATCGTTTATTCGCAATAATGAGATTTTTTATAAGGGGATATAA
- a CDS encoding methyltransferase domain-containing protein has product MGKFQAQVKNYYENAAENGQSRLDVWEKGGAIKQSMTPSTSHKSYRRTVMRLVSELSSYLPSNKKNVLSCGCGNAFLEKDMADAGYNILATDLCNSALEYARQKGLNTQILDVSKPFKLKEKFHVIFSDGLIGHLVGKSLLLENFLCQSYTTLESGGIIMIGNEEPRNKKDLEYIGRADYYFTSGKFLSNRLTNAGFEATGYIKIPYLRPIEGKQYRVWSWGFKPRIIECSPNRSNAIKYKKISGLKTCPFRGKSSLAYMIMQPGSKTDLHKHPLTEHRIAVIKGTLEVIVNGKKKKFESGKKCPPIITKSFFNRLPSITILPGASHQVINQGETEAEWLCYENPPHN; this is encoded by the coding sequence ATGGGCAAATTTCAGGCACAGGTCAAAAATTACTATGAAAATGCCGCTGAAAATGGGCAAAGTCGTCTTGATGTCTGGGAAAAGGGTGGAGCCATAAAACAATCGATGACTCCGTCCACCTCACACAAATCATATCGCCGAACTGTCATGAGATTGGTCTCTGAGCTCTCCTCATATTTACCATCTAACAAGAAAAATGTTTTAAGCTGCGGTTGCGGCAATGCTTTTTTGGAAAAAGATATGGCTGATGCAGGTTACAATATTCTGGCGACTGATCTTTGTAATTCAGCCCTTGAATATGCTCGTCAAAAAGGCCTTAATACCCAAATTTTAGATGTTTCTAAGCCATTCAAACTGAAAGAAAAATTTCACGTTATATTTTCTGACGGTCTTATTGGCCATCTTGTAGGCAAAAGTTTGCTTCTGGAAAATTTTTTGTGCCAGTCGTACACTACCCTGGAAAGTGGAGGAATAATTATGATCGGCAATGAAGAGCCGAGAAACAAAAAAGATCTCGAATATATTGGAAGAGCAGATTATTATTTTACTTCTGGAAAATTTTTATCTAATAGGTTGACAAATGCAGGGTTTGAGGCGACAGGTTATATAAAAATCCCATACCTTAGGCCAATCGAAGGCAAACAATATCGAGTCTGGTCATGGGGATTTAAGCCAAGGATCATCGAATGTTCGCCAAATCGATCGAACGCCATCAAATATAAAAAAATCTCAGGATTAAAAACGTGTCCATTTAGAGGTAAATCATCCTTGGCCTATATGATTATGCAGCCGGGCTCAAAAACCGATTTGCACAAACATCCCCTCACTGAACATCGGATTGCTGTCATAAAAGGAACATTGGAAGTGATTGTCAATGGCAAAAAGAAAAAATTTGAATCTGGTAAGAAATGCCCACCAATCATAACTAAAAGTTTTTTTAATCGTCTTCCTTCCATTACAATTTTACCGGGAGCCAGCCACCAGGTGATTAATCAGGGCGAGACGGAGGCCGAATGGTTGTGTTATGAAAATCCTCCTCACAACTGA
- a CDS encoding LCP family protein, giving the protein MFLRRKAKRDDKNFHTVGPKYFYQKKGWKITFLIVLAILIVSGSYLSYLIASGKKIFDPNNLTGSPFFAKGSNYELKGEGDGRINILVMGKGGSGHPGGELTDSMMVVSINPDNKTVAMLSVPRDLYVPVPGKKNYNVKINEIYTVGEKQKQGSGAALVKETVGNILDLPIHYYVSLDFYGFKKLVDQIGGIDVNVDKNLYDPFFPADDMKSYSPFNIKAGQHHLDGTTALKYARSRETTSDFDRALRQQKVIAAVKDKIFNLGFLANPKKLVDLVNVVGDHVRTDFTPNELYAMAKLIKDVDTSKIISKVLTNGSDGELVDSTANGAYILKPKTGNWEQIQMIAHEIFTDPNLTKENAKIEVLNGSNKAGLGSQLSEVLKSYSYNVINVDTAKSKYPKTIIYDYTNGAKKITLQFLKNRLSCEVVQKTSPGNNVDIDVIIGDNYQGFNKNP; this is encoded by the coding sequence ATGTTCCTACGAAGAAAAGCTAAAAGAGACGACAAAAACTTTCATACAGTTGGGCCTAAATACTTTTATCAGAAAAAAGGCTGGAAAATTACTTTCTTGATTGTTCTTGCAATTCTTATCGTTTCAGGATCATATCTTTCGTATTTGATAGCATCGGGTAAAAAAATCTTTGATCCCAATAATCTTACCGGCTCTCCGTTTTTTGCCAAGGGGAGTAATTATGAGTTGAAGGGAGAGGGGGATGGAAGGATAAATATTCTTGTGATGGGAAAAGGCGGCTCTGGCCATCCTGGTGGGGAACTTACAGACTCAATGATGGTTGTGTCGATCAATCCAGATAATAAAACCGTTGCCATGCTTTCGGTACCGCGCGATTTATACGTTCCGGTTCCTGGAAAGAAGAATTACAATGTAAAAATTAATGAAATTTATACCGTTGGCGAAAAGCAAAAGCAAGGCAGTGGCGCCGCACTGGTTAAAGAAACGGTTGGCAATATACTTGATCTACCAATACATTATTACGTTTCGCTTGATTTTTATGGATTCAAAAAACTAGTTGATCAAATTGGTGGAATCGATGTAAATGTCGACAAAAATCTTTACGATCCTTTTTTTCCTGCTGACGATATGAAATCGTATTCTCCGTTCAATATCAAAGCTGGCCAGCACCATCTGGACGGCACGACCGCATTAAAATATGCAAGGTCAAGAGAGACTACATCTGATTTCGACCGCGCGCTCCGGCAACAAAAAGTAATTGCCGCAGTTAAAGATAAGATTTTCAATTTGGGCTTCCTTGCTAATCCGAAAAAGCTTGTTGATTTGGTAAATGTTGTTGGCGACCATGTTAGAACCGATTTTACCCCAAATGAATTATATGCAATGGCAAAATTGATAAAAGATGTAGATACATCGAAGATAATTTCCAAGGTTTTGACTAATGGATCCGATGGTGAGCTTGTCGATAGCACTGCCAATGGGGCATACATACTAAAACCAAAAACCGGAAACTGGGAACAAATTCAGATGATCGCTCATGAAATATTTACTGATCCCAACTTGACTAAAGAAAATGCAAAAATAGAAGTGCTAAATGGATCAAACAAAGCCGGTCTTGGGAGCCAACTCTCAGAAGTTCTTAAAAGCTATAGCTATAATGTCATAAATGTCGACACGGCCAAAAGTAAATATCCGAAGACGATAATATATGATTATACAAACGGGGCAAAGAAAATCACTTTACAATTTTTGAAAAACAGACTTAGCTGTGAAGTGGTCCAAAAAACATCGCCGGGAAATAATGTTGATATAGATGTTATCATTGGTGACAACTACCAAGGATTTAATAAAAATCCTTGA
- the ruvB gene encoding Holliday junction branch migration DNA helicase RuvB, protein MEENYEDENIGDHNALDPEVSKDDDFEITIRPKILDDYVGQAPIKYNLSIFIEAAKKRGESIEHVLLYGPPGLGKTTLAHIIANEMGSGIRVTSGPAIERAGDLASILTNLSPGDVLFIDEIHRLNRNIEEVLYPAMEDYAIDLILGKGPSAKTMRIDLPRFTLVGATTKIGSLSSPLRDRFGVSHRLDFYNEAELSEIIRRSAEILKINIDESGIAEISKRARKTPRIANRLLKRVRDFAEVKHKGNVTAEIANSALLALEIDQLGLDKNDRAYLSAIIDKFKGGPVGLDTISASISEDKDTIEDVVEPYLLQLGFIDRTRKGRVATELAYAHMNKKYSGQQSLV, encoded by the coding sequence ATGGAAGAAAATTACGAAGACGAAAATATTGGAGACCACAATGCGCTGGATCCTGAAGTTTCCAAGGATGATGATTTTGAAATTACCATACGGCCGAAAATCCTTGATGATTATGTCGGGCAAGCACCAATAAAATATAACCTTTCAATCTTTATCGAGGCAGCAAAAAAACGCGGCGAATCAATAGAACACGTTCTCCTGTACGGACCACCCGGTCTCGGTAAAACTACGCTTGCGCACATTATTGCCAATGAAATGGGTTCGGGAATCAGGGTAACTTCGGGACCAGCAATCGAACGAGCCGGGGATTTGGCGAGTATTCTCACTAATCTTTCTCCTGGCGATGTCCTTTTTATTGATGAAATTCATCGTTTGAACCGAAACATTGAGGAGGTTCTTTATCCCGCAATGGAAGACTACGCAATAGACCTAATCCTTGGTAAGGGTCCTTCGGCCAAAACCATGAGAATTGATTTGCCGCGTTTTACGCTGGTTGGCGCAACTACAAAAATCGGTTCGCTTTCTTCTCCGCTTCGTGATAGATTCGGCGTATCACATCGTTTGGATTTTTATAACGAAGCCGAACTTTCCGAGATTATCAGGCGATCAGCGGAAATTTTGAAAATTAATATCGACGAATCAGGTATCGCTGAAATTTCCAAAAGAGCGAGAAAAACCCCGCGTATTGCAAATAGACTTTTAAAAAGAGTCAGAGATTTTGCTGAGGTGAAACATAAAGGTAACGTTACAGCCGAAATCGCTAACAGCGCCCTTTTAGCACTAGAGATAGACCAGTTGGGGTTGGATAAAAATGACCGCGCATATTTATCTGCAATAATTGATAAATTTAAAGGTGGCCCGGTCGGGTTAGATACAATTTCTGCTTCAATTTCGGAAGACAAAGATACCATTGAAGATGTGGTTGAACCTTATCTTTTGCAGCTTGGATTCATCGACAGAACAAGAAAGGGGAGGGTTGCAACTGAATTAGCTTACGCGCACATGAATAAAAAATATTCTGGGCAACAAAGTTTGGTATAG
- a CDS encoding epoxyqueuosine reductase QueH: MGEKKTEKSKKIMVHICCSSCFSYVYQLLKKENFAVTGFFYNPQVHGRAEYLRRKSDVEKFCKENGIKLIAPEYDIQDFFQPIMPYQDKNSIKYITDKKRWKTKRCQLCNLLVLTRTYNEAKALKMDYFVSTMLVSPYKDHDEIWNIGLELERNSGPLFFYQDFRKGYWNGRNYAKNHNMHIPNYCGCVYSSEEGILE; encoded by the coding sequence ATGGGGGAGAAAAAAACTGAAAAGTCAAAAAAGATCATGGTTCACATTTGTTGTTCTTCTTGCTTTAGCTATGTTTATCAGCTACTAAAAAAAGAGAATTTTGCAGTTACCGGCTTTTTCTATAATCCGCAAGTTCATGGCAGGGCAGAATATCTCCGGCGAAAATCCGATGTAGAAAAATTTTGCAAAGAAAATGGCATTAAATTAATTGCGCCAGAGTACGATATTCAGGATTTTTTTCAGCCAATTATGCCATATCAGGATAAAAATTCAATAAAATATATCACCGACAAAAAGCGTTGGAAAACTAAGAGATGCCAGTTATGCAATTTATTAGTGCTTACTAGAACATATAACGAAGCTAAGGCGCTAAAAATGGATTACTTTGTGAGTACGATGTTGGTATCTCCATACAAAGATCACGATGAAATTTGGAATATCGGTCTTGAGTTAGAACGAAATTCTGGACCGCTGTTTTTCTACCAAGATTTCCGTAAAGGATATTGGAACGGCAGAAACTACGCAAAGAATCACAATATGCATATTCCAAATTACTGCGGTTGTGTTTATTCATCAGAAGAAGGAATATTGGAATAG